In Streptomyces pluripotens, the genomic window GGACGGCCTGGTCGCCGCCACCATGCTCGCGTGGGGTGCGAGACTTGCCGCAGGGCTCTGAGACGCCCCTTCTGCAGGCACGATAGCGCTGACGGGTGCGGCCCTGGGCCTGCGCCGCTGCCGGACCTGACCCTGCCTGTCGGCGGTATCAGAGCAGTCCGCTGCGCCGCCGGATGGCGTACTGGTCCATCAGCTTCCCGCGGGTCGTCTCCAGCCGGTGGGCGAGAACCTCGGCCACTGTCCGCACCAGCGAGAGTCCCAGCAACGGGTCCTCCACGCACAGCGCGAGCACCGAAGGCCCGTCGAACTCGTAGGCCCGCACGTTGCTGAAGGCCACCGCGCCGAAGTCCCATTGGTACGGCGGGAACAGCCAGGACCAGCCGAGCAGGTCGCCGGCGCCGAGCGTGGCCACAGTGACCCGCTGCCGGGGGGACAGCTCCTGGTCCAGGTGGACCGCACCCGAGCGGATCACCCAGAACCGGTCGGCCGTCCCGCCGACCTCGAAGATGCGGGTGTCCTCCGGGAAGGAGACCTCCTGGGCCAGCTCCATCAGGCGTTCGCGCTGTGCCTGGGGCAGGGCGGTGAGTAGTTTGATCGCTTTGGTCATGGCGCGGGCTCCTCACCGGCTGCGGTCGCGGTCCGGGTGCTTTCGCTAAGCCCATTTCAGCCGTTCGCGCTGCCCGGGGCACCTCGAAGGGCGTGGATCTTCCGGGCCGGCCCTGTCCCGGACAGCAAAAAGCCCTGGCTGGACGGGGGAAACCAGCCAGGGCCGCCTATGGTGACACCGAGCGGGAGAGAGAACGGTTCTGCGCCGTCCCGGCATCAGGTATTGATGAACGATAAACCACTTGACGGGAATGCGTGAACCTAAAAGCGGGTCACGTGACCTGTTTCACGTTCCCGGCCATCATCCGGGTTGACCGGGGGCTGGAGATCCGCTCCGGCACCGTGGCCCCGCCGTACCGGCCCGACACGCGCCGAACCTGATCTGCCGCCCGGGCGGCCCCGCCCCGGAGGAACCCGTGACGGAGCGTCACCTGACCGGTGGTGCCGTACCCGTGCTGGTACGCAGCGGGCGCACCAGACCCGAGACCGCCTCGTCCAGACGCTGCAGATGGCGCAGCACTCGGTCGGTCACCCGGCCGTAGCGCGGAGAGTCCGGGGTCCCCGGCTCCAGCATCGAGGCGATACTGGGGCCCGCCTCGATCCCCTGTGCGGACGGCCGGCCCGCCACATGGGCGGCGATCACTTCGATGTTCTGCACGATCCGCCCGCATGCCTCGCGCAGCCGGGGATCGGCCGCGATCGCCGGGTGCGTTGGCAGCAGTTCGGCCGTGGCAGCGAGGGAACGCGCGTGGTACGCGCACGTCTCCAGTAGCGCCACCACGTACTGGGCGGTGTTCCGGCGGGAGCGCAGCGGGGTGATCGGATGGGTCAGTGGTTGGGTGGCCCCGCGCAGATCGGCCAGCGCCTGGTCCAACTCGCGTGCCTGCTCCACCAGGTCGGCTTCCGTTCCGCCGCTCAACTGGTCGACGGCGGCGCGGGTGACGTCGGCGAGCCGGTGCAGGACCGTGACGAGGAGTTCGTCGGTACGGCGGTCGGTGCGGACCGGCAGCACCACCGCCGCCGCGACCACCCCACAGGCCGCCCCCAGCGCAGTCTCCTCGACCCGGAGCACCAGCACCGCCGTGCTGTAGGTGTTGAGCAGCGCGTACAGAAGTCCCAGCATCGCCGTGACGAAGAACGACATCAGCGTGTACGACAGGGGCGCCGTGTAGAACATCGCGAAGATGCACACCAGCACCAGCGCGAACGCCGTCCAGGTGTGGTGCCCGACCAGCCCGGTGAGCGCAATGCCGGCCACCACGCCGAGGACCGTGCCCAGCAGCCGCCGGTAGCCCTTGACCAGGATCTCCCCGGTGGAGGCGGTGTTGATGAACACGATCCAACAGGTCAGCACCGCCCAGTACCAGCGGTGGGTGGAGAGTAGTTCGCCTCCGGCGATGGCCAGCGAGGAGCCGACCGCCACCTGAACCGCCGCCCGGGTGGTGGGCCGTTGCAGGCCGGTGGTCTCCGCCTCCTCTGGTGCGCTCTCCCCGCCACCCTCGATCGCGGCGTCCTCCGCGTCCAGTTCCTCGCGCGAGCGGGTGGTCGCCGGGCTGTCGCCGGCCTCGTCCTGCGGCCCGTCCAGAGCCGTCCGCAGGCCGAGTACGGCTCGGGCTGCCTCGCCCAGACCCCGGAAGACGTCCCGCACGGCCGGGGAGGCCTTGGGCAGGTTCTCCTCGTCGCGGTAACCGAGCAGCCGGTTGCGCAGCTGGGCGAGCGTGGTCCCCGAGGCCTCACCCGCCGGCCGCAGCGCCAGCAGCCTCAGCGCCTGGAGATCCCGGCGCAACGCCGCCGTCGCTTCGTCCCGCACCGGCAGTTCGCCTCCGGCCGGCAGTGGCGCACCGGGCAGATGCAGGGTGAGGGTGTCGGTCCGCTGAGCGCTGCGCGCGGTGAGCAGCAGCAGTCCGAGGCGTTCGGCGGCGATCTCGGCGTCGGCGGTCCGGCGCTGCAACAGCAGGGCGACCGACTCGTCGGAGGTGCCGTCCGCCAGCCGGCCCTGGATCATCAGTGCCGTCTCGTGCAGCCGGGCGGTGCCGGCCCGCAGATCCTGGAGGACCCTTTCCGCCTCGTCGGGTCCGGCGTCCAGCAACTCGGCTTGAACGCTGATCAGCTGGGCGAGCCGGGCGCGGAAGGCCCGGCGCAGCCGGTCCAGCGTCCCGGCTGCGGTCTGCGGCAGCAGCACGAAGCGGGCGGCGGCACTGCATGCGAACGCCACGCAGACGGCCCCGAGCAGCGCGGGCAGAACGGACGTGGTCGCCTGGACGAACAGGGAGAGGAAGTAGACCTGGAAGCCGATGAGACCCAGTGCCGTACCGCGGTCGCCGAACCGGCGGCCGTAGACGGCACAGAAGATGAGCGCGACGAAGAACAGGTCACCCGCGACGATCCGCTGGCTGAGTAGGGCGCCCAGCGACACGGAGAAGAGCGCCACCGGTAGGCCGAGTGCGAGGGTGACGGCCTGCTGCAGGCGCTGCTTCTCCCGGATCGCGAAGGTCGCCGTCATCGCCGCGACGGCCCCGGCGACCAGCTGGGACACCGGGGCCTGCAGTACGGCGAGGACCGCGAGGGTCAGGACGATGGCGGTGACCGTGCGCAGCCCCGCGGTGAGCCGGAGCAGCCCGGGGTCCGACGCAGCGAACCGGTCCCACAGCCGTACGCGCCCCGGCCGTCCCGCTGTCCTCACGCCGCCCGCGCTCTCTCCCGTGCTGGAAATCGATCTCCTGCCCAGGATCGCACGAGGCCCCGCGCCACCCGTCCCCGGCCCCGAGGACGCCGCTCACCGGTCACCGGAGGGGTGGTCCTCTCCGGTACTCGAGCGGTGCCGCCCGCCGGCCCATGGCCGGTCCCGGTTACCGGCGCATGGTCAGGGCCGCTCGGCGGTGCCTCTCTGCACCCGGGCACGCACCTGTTCCGGCGTCAGATAAGAATCGGTGAACTCGAAGTCCTTCAGCCGGGCGGGTCTGCGGGCCTGGAAACCGGTGCGGACGAAATCGTCTCCCGCGATCGCGTTGAGCAGCCAGTTGGTCATCACCCGGGCCTTGGCGACGTTGGTGCGCAGCGCCGACCAGTGATAGCCGCGGGCCACTGCCTGGGCGGGCACACCGCGCAGCTCGACGCCCAGCGGTTTGGACACGGCGTCCTTGCCACCGAGATCGACGACAAGGCCCAGGTCCCGGTGTTGGTAGGGCTGGAGCGGTTGGCCCCGCAGCGTCGCGATGAGGTTTTCGGCACCCCTTCGGCCCTGGCGCATGGCGTGCTGTGCGGTGGGCGGGCAGATCGCGCCCGGGCCACCCGCGGCCTCGTCGGGCACGGCCGCGGCGTCCCCGAGCGCGAACACCCCGTCATGGCCGGGCAGGGTCATCTCAGCGGTGACCGCTAGCCGGCCGCGGACCGTCTCCGCGCCGAGCGTGGCGATCAGCGGGCTGGCGACCACGCCCGCTGTCCAGATCAAGGTGTGTGTGGGCACCACCCGGCCGTCGGTGAAGGTGACTTCCTCCGCACCGGCCTTGTCGATCGACACGCCCAGTGAGACATCGATGC contains:
- a CDS encoding cyclic nucleotide-binding domain-containing protein, whose product is MTKAIKLLTALPQAQRERLMELAQEVSFPEDTRIFEVGGTADRFWVIRSGAVHLDQELSPRQRVTVATLGAGDLLGWSWLFPPYQWDFGAVAFSNVRAYEFDGPSVLALCVEDPLLGLSLVRTVAEVLAHRLETTRGKLMDQYAIRRRSGLL
- a CDS encoding FUSC family protein, translated to MRTAGRPGRVRLWDRFAASDPGLLRLTAGLRTVTAIVLTLAVLAVLQAPVSQLVAGAVAAMTATFAIREKQRLQQAVTLALGLPVALFSVSLGALLSQRIVAGDLFFVALIFCAVYGRRFGDRGTALGLIGFQVYFLSLFVQATTSVLPALLGAVCVAFACSAAARFVLLPQTAAGTLDRLRRAFRARLAQLISVQAELLDAGPDEAERVLQDLRAGTARLHETALMIQGRLADGTSDESVALLLQRRTADAEIAAERLGLLLLTARSAQRTDTLTLHLPGAPLPAGGELPVRDEATAALRRDLQALRLLALRPAGEASGTTLAQLRNRLLGYRDEENLPKASPAVRDVFRGLGEAARAVLGLRTALDGPQDEAGDSPATTRSREELDAEDAAIEGGGESAPEEAETTGLQRPTTRAAVQVAVGSSLAIAGGELLSTHRWYWAVLTCWIVFINTASTGEILVKGYRRLLGTVLGVVAGIALTGLVGHHTWTAFALVLVCIFAMFYTAPLSYTLMSFFVTAMLGLLYALLNTYSTAVLVLRVEETALGAACGVVAAAVVLPVRTDRRTDELLVTVLHRLADVTRAAVDQLSGGTEADLVEQARELDQALADLRGATQPLTHPITPLRSRRNTAQYVVALLETCAYHARSLAATAELLPTHPAIAADPRLREACGRIVQNIEVIAAHVAGRPSAQGIEAGPSIASMLEPGTPDSPRYGRVTDRVLRHLQRLDEAVSGLVRPLRTSTGTAPPVR